Proteins from one Astatotilapia calliptera chromosome 8, fAstCal1.2, whole genome shotgun sequence genomic window:
- the LOC113027780 gene encoding 1-phosphatidylinositol 4,5-bisphosphate phosphodiesterase delta-3-A-like → MLGNRKKAIPQVKNGAGTSELKAIDPLRNLGVQNDEDVRQMLQGSSMVKVRSPRWQKRRILKLLEDGVTVWCQSYKTSSRAKEQQSFSIMEVECVHEGCQSETLRQMVGSVPENQCLTVVFKGSRKSLDLLCQSQEEAQCWARGIRTLQERMDNMTQKEKLDHWIHAYMSRADRNRDDKMSYDEVQILLQMINIDLNDQYARSLFQKCDQSGDGRLDHGEIEVFCRELLRRPELDIIFIRYSANGCVLSAVDLRDFLKDQGEDASLVHAQSLILTYELNEWAQKNSFMTPNGFTMYMLSKENCVFNPEHARVYQDMAHPLSHYFISSSHNTYLTKDQLTGNSSTEPYIRALKHGCRCVELDCWDGDKGEPVIYHGHTLTSKVPFVEVIETINEYAFKSSPYPLILSLENHCSLEQQKVMARHLHSILGDKFLTKPLEGLDSHNLPSPEALKGKVLVKGKKERLEECSSSSSDLSSSDEETSRIEGKPRRKEDKKAGVSKITPELSDLVVYTCSVPFKSFEQAAKSPATNMSSFSESDALRHIKDSGVYFVRHNSHHLSRIYPSGQRLHSSNYNPQEMWNAGCQIVALNFQTPGEQMDLNQGRFLQNGECGYILKPAFLCQPDSTFNPENVGGGPGHRPVMLTVRVISAQQLPKPEWDKPSSIVDPQVWVEIHGAPIDNNKKKTHYVENNGFNPRWDCTFNFTVHVPDLALVRFLVEDHDYTSRNDFLGQFTLPFPSVRTGYRHVRLLKMDGSSLSPASLFIHIKVTPCQNSKSSAKSPTHFPTKNP, encoded by the exons ATGTTGGGCAACAGAAAGAAAGCAATCCCCCAGGTCAAGAACGGAGCCGGGACGTCCGAATTAAAGGCCATTGATCCTCTGCGGAATCTGG GAGTGCAAAATGATGAAGATGTGAGGCAGATGCTGCAGGGCTCTAGTATGGTGAAG GTTCGCTCGCCTCGCTGGCAGAAGCGTCGGATTCTGAAGTTGCTGGAAGATGGTGTCACCGTTTGGTGTCAATCATACAAAACATCCAGCCGAGCCAAGGAACAACAATCCT TCTCCATCATGGAAGTGGAGTGTGTGCACGAAGGTTGCCAGTCAGAAACATTGCGGCAGATGGTTGGCTCAGTACCTGAAAACCAGTGTTTAACAGTGGTCTTCAAAGGGTCTCGTAAAAGCCTGGATCTCCTCTGCCAAAGCCAAGAAGAAGCTCAGTGCTGGGCCCGTGGCATCCGTACCCTGCAGGAGAGGATGGACAACATGACCCAGAAGGAGAAACTTGACCA CTGGATTCATGCTTATATGAGTCGGGCTGACCGAAACCGCGACGACAAGATGAGCTACGATGAGGTTCAGATTCTGCTGCAGATGATCAATATTGACTTGAATGACCAGTATGCTCGCAGCCTCTTCCAG AAATGTGACCAGTCAGGTGACGGTCGTCTCGATCATGGAGAGATTGAAGTTTTCTGCAGGGAGTTGTTACGAAGGCCAGAACTGGACATCATATTCATTCGCTACTCTGCAAATGGCTGTGTGCTTTCAGCTGTGGACCTGAGGGATTTCCTAAAGGACCAGGGGGAGGATGCCTCACTCGTTCATGCCCAAAGCCTCATACTCACCTATGAACTTAATGAGTGGG CCCAGAAGAATAGCTTCATGACTCCCAATGGTTTCACCATGTACATGTTGTCAAAGGAAAACTGTGTGTTTAACCCAGAACACGCTAGAGTTTACCAAGACATGGCACACCCACTGTCGCACTACTTCATCTCCTCGTCCCACAACACCTACCTCACTAAGGACCAGCTGACTGGGAACAGCAGCACAGAGCCTTACATACG AGCTCTAAAACATGGTTGTCGGTGTGTGGAGCTGGACTGTTGGGATGGAGACAAAGGAGAACCAGTTATCTATCATGGACACACACTTACTTCCAAAGTGCCCTTTGTTGAAGTAATTGAGACTATCAATGAGTATGCTTTCAAA TCCTCTCCCTACCCTCTAATCCTGTCTTTGGAGAACCACTGCTCTCTGGAGCAGCAGAAAGTTATGGCTAGACATCTGCACTCCATTCTGGGAGACAAATTTCTAACAAAGCCTCTTGAAGGCCTGGATTCCCACAATTTGCCTTCCCCAGAG gctctTAAAGGTAAAGTCCTAGTGAAGGGGAAGAAGGAGAGGTTGGAGGAATGCTCGTCCAGCTCTTCAGACCTCAGTTCCTCAGATGAGGAGACCAGCCGCATAGAAGGGAAACCCAGAAGGAAGGAGGATAAAAAG GCAGGCGTCTCCAAGATAACTCCGGAGCTATCAGACCTGGTTGTGTACACTTGCAGTGTTCCCTTTAAAAGCTTCGAACAAGCTGCCAAAAGTCCAGCAACCAACATGTCATCTTTCTCCGAAAGTGATGCACTCAGACATATTAAGGACTCAG GGGTGTATTTTGTTCGTCACAACAGTCACCACTTGAGCAGGATCTACCCCTCAGGCCAGCGCCTCCATTCCTCCAACTATAACCCTCAGGAGATGTGGAATGCAGGCTGTCAAATTG tTGCTCTGAACTTCCAGACACCTGGTGAGCAGATGGATTTGAACCAAGGCAGGTTTCTGCAAAATGGTGAGTGTGGGTACATTCTGAAACCTGCCTTCTTGTGTCAGCCTGACAGTACTTTCAATCCTGAGAATGTGGGAGGAGGTCCTGGCCACAGACCTGTCATGCTCACTGTTCGG GTCATTTCAGCTCAGCAGCTGCCTAAACCAGAATGGGATAAGCCCAGCTCCATTGTGGACCCACAAGTGTGGGTGGAGATCCACGGCGCTCCTATTGACAACAATAAGAAGAAAACGCATTATGTTGAAAACAATG GCTTTAATCCACGGTGGGACTGCACCTTTAACTTTACCGTCCATGTCCCTGACTTGGCTCTGGTCCGCTTTTTGGTGGAGGATCATGACTATACTTCCAGAAATGACTTCCTGGGACAATTCACTCTCCCTTTCCCCAGTGTCCGCACAG GTTATCGTCATGTCCGACTGCTCAAGATGGATGGATCAAGCCTTTCACCTGCGTCACTCTTTATACATATTAAGGTCACTCCCTGTCAGAATTCCAAATCTTCAGCAAAATCGCCAACCCACTTTCCAACCAAGAATCCCTAA